A single region of the Lotus japonicus ecotype B-129 chromosome 4, LjGifu_v1.2 genome encodes:
- the LOC130714008 gene encoding UPF0496 protein At4g34320-like, with the protein MGGQSSKMSSVDAPTSINMGTHSLYAADLSSYEAACVKDPSLQSFDATIQGHTNRVISSLAHGVEVRSLSFDSLREVTDSLLEMNQEVVKVILDCKKDIWGNKELFALVNDYFDNSLQTLEFCNSLEKCLRRARENQVIVKSVITYFDEELQNGVEVGAYVKTLQELKNFKDAGDPFTEDFYSLFQSTYTQQALMLQKLQIRKRKLDKKFKSLKTWKRVSNAIFVAAFVSVLIFSVVAASVAAPPVVTALAAAMAVPIGSVGKWCNSLFKRYKKALMKQREVISSMQVGTYISLKDLDNIRVLTNKLELQLESLLQNADFALRNEDVIKIAIDEIKKNIETFSETMDTLSAHADKCSRQIRRARTVVIQNIVKKPD; encoded by the coding sequence ATGGGAGGGCAATCCAGCAAGATGAGTAGTGTTGATGCCCCCACATCCATCAACATGGGTACCCATTCCCTGTATGCAGCTGATTTGagctcctatgaagctgcatGTGTGAAAGATCCAAGCTTGCAATCTTTTGATGCCACCATTCAGGGGCACACCAACAGGGTGATTAGTTCCCTTGCTCATGGGGTTGAGGTTCGATCGTTGTCTTTTGACTCGCTGAGAGAAGTGACTGATAGTTTGCTTGAGATGAACCAGGAAGTAGTCAAAGTTATTTTGGATTGCAAGAAAGATATATGGGGCAACAAGGAGTTGTTCGCCTTGGTGAATGACTATTTTGATAATAGCCTCCAGACGTTGGAGTTCTGCAATTCTCTTGAGAAATGTTTGAGACGGGCTCGCGAAAACCAGGTCATAGTCAAGTCGGTGATTACCTACTTTGACGAAGAGCTGCAGAATGGGGTTGAAGTGGGGGCGTATGTGAAGACATTGCAGGAGCTCAAGAATTTTAAGGATGCTGGGGACCCCTTTACAGAGGACTTTTACTCGTTGTTTCAGTCAACTTATACGCAGCAGGCATTGATGCTGCAGAAGCTGCAAATCAGAAAGAGAAAGCTTGATAAGAAATTTAAATCACTGAAGACTTGGAAGAGGGTCTCAAATGCCATTTTCGTGGCTGCTTTCGTTTCTGTGTTGATTTTCTCAGTGGTAGCAGCTTCTGTTGCTGCGCCACCAGTAGTAACAGCTTTAGCTGCTGCCATGGCTGTTCCAATAGGGTCAGTAGGAAAGTGGTGTAACTCACTTTTTAAGCGATACAAGAAAGCTCTAATGAAACAACGGGAGGTAATCAGCTCAATGCAGGTTGGTACTTACATTTCATTGAAGGACTTGGACAACATTCGGGTTCTTACCAACAAATTGGAATTACAGCTTGAGTCATTATTGCAGAATGCTGATTTTGCTCTTAGAAACGAGGATGTTATTAAGATTGCAATAGACGAGATTAAGAAGAACATAGAAACTTTTTCAGAGACCATGGATACTTTAAGCGCACATGCTGATAAATGTAGTAGACAGATAAGGAGAGCAAGGACTGTGGTTATTCAAAACATAGTTAAAAAACCTGATTAA